In the Acetonema longum DSM 6540 genome, GTGATTAGCCAGCCGCACGATCATTTCCGCCTGGAATTGACCGCACATAACGACGCCTCCCATATCCCGGCAAAGCGCAATAAATGCTTCATACAGTTCTTTGGCCATCTGAGGGGGCGCTGCTGCGTCAAAACTGGGACGCCGGCCTTTACGGCAATCAGCGAACAGAGTAAACTGGGAAACCACCAGCAGTTCTCCCCTGACATCCAGCACAGACCGGTTCATCTTACCGGTCTCATCGGAAAAAATTCGCAGATTCATTATTTTTTCTGCCAGATATTGTATATCTTGCACCGTATCATTCGTTCCTATGCCCAAAAGCACCGTCAGACCCGGGCCGATTTTAGCAATAGACTGGCCGTCTACAGTCACACAAGCCTCATCAGTACGTTGAACAACCGCGCGCATCAGGCACCTCCCGCACTGGCCGTGGC is a window encoding:
- the dtd gene encoding D-aminoacyl-tRNA deacylase — translated: MRAVVQRTDEACVTVDGQSIAKIGPGLTVLLGIGTNDTVQDIQYLAEKIMNLRIFSDETGKMNRSVLDVRGELLVVSQFTLFADCRKGRRPSFDAAAPPQMAKELYEAFIALCRDMGGVVMCGQFQAEMIVRLANHGPVTILLDSKRLF